From Haloarcula sp. CBA1127, a single genomic window includes:
- a CDS encoding HalOD1 output domain-containing protein produces MSGKSPTVIEVHGTDQSIITAVVRAVATAERRPVETLPPLADSINPDALTTCIADSNTNGHVAFDYSGYRVVVDTDGTVTVDR; encoded by the coding sequence GTGTCCGGAAAATCACCAACCGTTATAGAAGTCCACGGCACCGACCAGTCTATCATCACGGCAGTCGTTCGCGCTGTCGCGACCGCGGAGAGACGACCGGTCGAGACGCTTCCCCCACTGGCCGACAGTATCAATCCGGATGCACTGACGACGTGCATCGCTGATTCGAACACCAACGGCCACGTGGCGTTCGACTACAGCGGCTACCGTGTGGTCGTCGACACCGATGGAACGGTTACCGTTGACAGATAA
- a CDS encoding bacterio-opsin activator domain-containing protein, producing MSQQSGNGRVVTRVEFALSDGSYPFVSVSESESCSVILEKCLPQTDDTYAEFFSVEGARPSRLVERIEDVNGGEARVLERTSDGGLVEIDVRDNCPVVSLADVGAVPQTVRSVDGEGTVVADVPGQIETGSVIDSFLTAHPEAELAAKKQRESIVPLFGFQNYASHTESLTNRQQEVLATAHEAGYYSWPREATAADLAELLDISEPTLHKHLRAAEQKLVATMFACPHEERAADGDS from the coding sequence ATGTCCCAACAGTCTGGTAATGGCCGGGTGGTCACCCGTGTGGAGTTTGCCCTCTCTGATGGGTCGTATCCCTTCGTATCGGTGTCTGAATCCGAATCGTGTTCAGTAATTCTCGAAAAATGTCTCCCCCAGACGGACGACACGTACGCCGAGTTTTTTTCTGTCGAGGGTGCTCGCCCCAGCCGTCTTGTCGAGCGCATCGAAGACGTCAACGGCGGTGAGGCGCGGGTGCTTGAACGCACCAGCGACGGTGGGCTCGTCGAAATCGACGTGCGAGATAACTGTCCCGTTGTCTCGCTTGCGGATGTCGGGGCGGTACCGCAGACCGTCCGGAGTGTCGATGGTGAAGGGACTGTCGTAGCTGATGTCCCGGGTCAAATCGAGACGGGGTCGGTTATCGATTCGTTCCTGACGGCCCATCCGGAGGCCGAACTCGCGGCGAAGAAACAGCGTGAGTCTATCGTCCCGCTGTTCGGGTTCCAGAACTATGCGTCCCACACCGAGTCACTGACCAACCGACAGCAGGAGGTTCTCGCGACGGCCCACGAAGCGGGATACTACAGTTGGCCCCGCGAGGCGACGGCCGCAGACCTGGCTGAACTCCTCGACATCTCGGAGCCAACGCTCCACAAGCATCTGCGGGCCGCCGAACAGAAACTCGTCGCGACCATGTTCGCCTGCCCGCATGAGGAACGGGCCGCTGACGGAGATAGCTGA
- the nucS gene encoding endonuclease NucS: protein MTAVETLTYPDPADALDLASRNADRGALVTLVGTCTVEYEGRAASSLGLGDRHVMLKPDGAALVHTDEGQQPVNWQPPGCEHSISVDDGSLVVRSTRSTPEESLEVTFETVAHAAAFDVTDSKDLALTGTEADLKDRILDEPGLVEAGFTPLATERETPAGAVDIYGEDADGRTTILELKRRRVGPDAVGQLGRYVDALERDLHADTEVRGILVAPSVTDRARQLLAEKGLEFVSLEPP, encoded by the coding sequence GTGACTGCCGTCGAGACGCTGACGTACCCCGACCCCGCCGACGCGCTGGATCTTGCGTCGCGTAACGCCGACCGCGGCGCGCTGGTGACACTCGTCGGCACCTGTACGGTCGAGTACGAGGGGCGAGCGGCTAGCTCGCTGGGGCTTGGCGACCGCCACGTCATGCTCAAGCCCGACGGGGCTGCGCTGGTCCACACCGACGAGGGCCAGCAGCCGGTGAACTGGCAGCCGCCGGGCTGTGAGCACAGCATCAGCGTCGACGACGGCTCGCTGGTTGTTCGTTCTACGCGTTCAACTCCGGAAGAATCGCTTGAAGTGACCTTTGAAACGGTCGCCCACGCCGCCGCCTTTGACGTGACCGATTCCAAGGACCTCGCGCTCACCGGAACGGAGGCCGACCTGAAAGACCGCATCCTCGACGAGCCGGGGCTGGTCGAGGCGGGCTTTACGCCGCTTGCGACAGAGCGGGAGACCCCCGCTGGTGCAGTCGACATCTACGGCGAGGACGCCGACGGCCGGACGACGATACTCGAACTCAAGCGCCGGCGCGTGGGACCCGACGCAGTCGGCCAACTGGGGCGGTACGTCGATGCGTTAGAACGCGACCTGCACGCCGATACCGAAGTCCGAGGTATCCTCGTCGCTCCGTCGGTGACCGACCGAGCGCGTCAGTTGCTCGCCGAGAAAGGGCTGGAGTTCGTCTCGCTGGAGCCGCCATGA
- a CDS encoding DUF6735 family protein gives MDGNFDEFGSIPCDYLTSRRVRCGLAFKYDHAATGTHARSHARWSLMGRRTLVAVARPNGCYDCRIAHWGVDADPIAQSRPLGNDWTAAAVLAALDATYEQLVLLDGSVRTYAVCWLDPTLSDLNDIVLARVADPDAFRTWWVERKDDACRALDSGGCDPATVRRALLASLQDRTSSVYCPDDASFLRGDR, from the coding sequence ATGGACGGCAATTTTGACGAGTTCGGAAGCATCCCCTGTGACTACTTGACGAGCAGACGGGTGCGCTGTGGGCTAGCGTTCAAATACGACCACGCAGCCACGGGAACCCATGCCCGTTCACACGCTCGGTGGTCCCTGATGGGTCGTCGAACGCTCGTGGCTGTCGCCCGTCCCAACGGGTGCTACGACTGCCGCATCGCACACTGGGGCGTCGACGCCGACCCCATTGCCCAGTCTCGGCCGCTCGGGAACGATTGGACGGCCGCTGCCGTCCTCGCGGCCCTTGATGCTACCTACGAGCAGCTAGTCCTGCTTGACGGATCGGTCCGGACCTACGCTGTCTGCTGGCTCGATCCGACGCTGTCGGACCTCAACGATATCGTCCTCGCCCGCGTTGCCGACCCGGATGCGTTCCGGACGTGGTGGGTCGAGCGCAAGGACGATGCCTGTCGCGCCCTCGACAGCGGAGGTTGCGACCCGGCAACTGTCCGGCGCGCCCTGCTTGCGTCGCTCCAAGACCGCACTTCGTCCGTGTACTGCCCCGACGACGCGTCCTTTTTACGCGGGGACCGCTAA
- a CDS encoding aldo/keto reductase, which produces MVGVGTWDIDGDTVQESVRAGLDVGYAHVDTAEGYKNESEIGEALADYDREDVFLTSKVLPKHLDYESVIEACEASLERLGTDYLDLYLVHWPNPATSIRETMNAMATLHDQGKVRNVGVSNFSAYQLGAAQHVADVPIAVNQIEYHPWNTQDQVVEFCRDTDTVVEAAAPLGRTEVFADDVIQDLSEKYDRSPAQIVLKWAVENDVVVLPKSSSPEHVRQNLELFDWELDAADRERIDAIEREQAVYDTGINDWANDTYGISQ; this is translated from the coding sequence ATGGTCGGCGTCGGGACGTGGGACATCGACGGCGACACGGTTCAGGAGTCCGTTCGGGCCGGACTCGATGTAGGCTACGCCCACGTCGACACCGCCGAGGGCTACAAGAACGAGAGCGAAATCGGCGAGGCTCTCGCTGACTACGACCGCGAGGACGTGTTCCTCACGTCGAAAGTGCTGCCCAAACATCTCGACTACGAATCCGTCATCGAGGCCTGCGAGGCGTCGCTCGAGCGCCTCGGGACTGACTACCTCGACCTGTATCTCGTCCACTGGCCCAACCCCGCGACCTCCATCCGCGAGACGATGAACGCCATGGCGACGCTGCACGACCAGGGGAAGGTCCGCAACGTCGGCGTCTCGAACTTCAGCGCGTACCAGCTCGGGGCCGCCCAGCACGTCGCCGACGTGCCAATCGCCGTCAACCAGATCGAGTACCACCCCTGGAACACCCAAGACCAGGTCGTCGAGTTCTGTCGCGACACCGACACTGTCGTCGAGGCAGCCGCGCCGCTGGGTCGGACCGAGGTGTTCGCCGACGACGTCATTCAGGACCTGAGCGAGAAATACGACAGGTCGCCCGCTCAGATCGTCCTGAAGTGGGCAGTCGAGAACGACGTGGTGGTGCTGCCCAAATCGTCCTCGCCTGAACACGTCCGGCAGAATCTCGAACTGTTCGACTGGGAACTCGACGCCGCCGACCGCGAGCGCATCGACGCCATCGAACGCGAGCAAGCGGTCTACGACACCGGCATCAACGACTGGGCCAACGACACCTACGGCATCTCGCAGTAA
- a CDS encoding type 1 glutamine amidotransferase codes for MRPRIALLNAAHDGDDNRRNFRRELDADLVEYDVTERELPDTFAFDGCLVTGSRASVYWDEPWIRDLESWVDAAIDRDIAFLGVCFGHQLLAHALGGTVEPMEEYEIGYRTVEHDGENELLDGVDESFTVFTTHSDRVAEVPPGATTFAENDYGVHGFRKGPVFSVQFHPEYDPETAETVTKGKDDQLADERIETVLDGVTEENYRAACEAKRLFGNFTEFAARHAGGVTGATTAADD; via the coding sequence ATGAGGCCACGAATCGCCCTGCTGAACGCGGCCCACGACGGCGACGACAATCGTCGGAACTTCCGGCGGGAACTCGACGCCGACCTTGTGGAATACGACGTGACCGAGCGCGAACTGCCCGACACCTTCGCGTTCGACGGCTGTCTGGTCACCGGCAGCCGCGCGTCCGTCTACTGGGACGAGCCCTGGATTCGGGACCTCGAATCCTGGGTGGATGCGGCAATCGACCGCGACATCGCGTTCCTGGGCGTCTGTTTCGGCCACCAGTTGCTCGCACACGCACTCGGCGGCACCGTCGAGCCGATGGAGGAGTACGAGATCGGCTACCGGACGGTCGAACATGACGGCGAGAACGAACTGCTCGATGGCGTCGACGAGTCCTTCACCGTCTTCACGACGCATTCGGACCGCGTCGCCGAGGTGCCACCGGGCGCAACCACGTTCGCCGAGAACGACTACGGCGTCCACGGGTTCCGGAAAGGTCCCGTCTTCTCGGTACAGTTCCACCCCGAGTACGACCCCGAGACGGCCGAGACGGTGACGAAAGGCAAGGACGACCAGCTCGCCGACGAGCGTATCGAGACGGTACTAGACGGCGTCACCGAAGAGAACTACCGCGCCGCCTGCGAGGCCAAGCGACTGTTCGGAAACTTCACTGAGTTCGCCGCGCGTCACGCGGGTGGCGTGACCGGTGCGACCACCGCTGCCGACGACTAA
- a CDS encoding DUF6757 family protein: MQCHYCDREADIAVENDGVKVGVCKTHFREQMAELEDADWLEDLDEELDIDRRE, from the coding sequence ATGCAGTGTCACTACTGCGACCGTGAAGCCGACATCGCCGTTGAGAACGACGGTGTCAAGGTCGGTGTCTGCAAGACACACTTCCGTGAACAGATGGCGGAACTGGAAGACGCTGACTGGCTTGAAGACCTCGACGAAGAACTCGATATCGACCGACGCGAGTGA
- a CDS encoding cupin domain-containing protein yields the protein MEKVNIDAVESRMGPASVKRALAGPLGTDDIALNYYELAPGESFGFGYHRHPDQEEVFLVQSGTATFETEDGDVRVGAGEAIRFAPGEWQRGHNEGDERVVALALGAPQEMGDTDMLRHCEDCGGRTHNYVEMTDDRDALVTRCAECDAETGRFT from the coding sequence ATGGAGAAAGTCAATATCGACGCCGTCGAATCGCGAATGGGGCCGGCGTCGGTCAAGCGGGCGCTCGCTGGACCGCTCGGCACCGACGACATCGCGCTGAACTACTACGAACTGGCACCGGGCGAGTCCTTCGGCTTCGGCTACCACCGCCACCCGGACCAAGAGGAAGTGTTTCTCGTTCAGTCAGGCACAGCGACGTTCGAGACGGAGGACGGCGACGTACGCGTTGGAGCGGGCGAGGCCATCCGCTTCGCTCCCGGCGAGTGGCAACGCGGGCACAACGAGGGCGACGAGCGCGTCGTTGCGCTCGCGCTCGGTGCACCACAGGAAATGGGCGACACGGATATGCTCCGGCACTGCGAGGACTGTGGCGGTCGCACGCACAACTACGTCGAGATGACGGACGACCGCGACGCGCTGGTGACACGCTGTGCGGAATGTGACGCCGAGACTGGTCGGTTCACCTGA
- a CDS encoding zinc-ribbon domain-containing protein → MMVSEWLYGAIALLVGLHVLTMLYAYRHRGDPAGATGQGDTEPRRGSATDDSTTSIDCPHCGARNEQDYQFCRQCTADLTSGSPQRQPTDRSQPY, encoded by the coding sequence ATGATGGTGAGCGAGTGGCTCTACGGCGCAATCGCGCTTCTCGTGGGGCTCCACGTCCTGACTATGCTGTACGCGTACCGGCACCGGGGTGACCCAGCCGGTGCGACCGGTCAGGGCGATACTGAACCGCGCCGTGGCAGCGCCACCGACGACAGCACTACATCCATCGACTGTCCCCACTGCGGGGCGAGGAACGAGCAGGACTACCAGTTCTGCCGGCAGTGCACCGCCGACCTGACGAGCGGGAGCCCGCAGCGTCAGCCGACGGACCGAAGCCAGCCGTACTGA
- the mutS gene encoding DNA mismatch repair protein MutS, with protein MDAALGPPEQMAELEEDLTPMMAQYYELCRQYDDALVLFQVGDFYEAFCAAAKRVARLCEITLTQREDSTGEYPMAGIPIDNAESYVETLLDAGYRVAIADQVEDPDEVSGVVERAVTRIVTPGTLTESELLGGADNNYVAALTAGERYGLALLDVSTGDCYATSVGSENAVADELSRFGPAEAIVGPDVDVDRDAVFGPACLVTRYDADAFARERAEDRVGQYFGPPERLLAGGAEIRACGGLLAYAEYTRGSSGAVGPDGEPVDANVDPAGTLDYLNHLTRYDPREYMLLDAVAVESLELFERRSVRGHENRTLVDTVDETACALGRRKLTDWLRRPLLDADRIEARHGAVAELQRDPATREALSDLLAEVYDLERLISRVSRGRANARDLRSLAATLSVVPDIKDHLADADARLLADLHATLDPLAETREEIEAAIRPDPPQQVTEGGVIPEGYDAELDGLRSTEQSGKEWIDDLEASERERTGIDSLKVGHTSVHGYYIEVTNANLDAVPDDYQRRQTLKNSERYYTPELKEREDEILRAESAADDLEYDLFCAVRDEVADEAERVQALADRLARLDVLVSFAEVAAQYDYCRPTIDSDGIDITAGRHPVVERTEDAFIPNDTHLGSGPVPASGDGSDDGVATDEIQPFLAVVTGPNMSGKSTYMRQVALICLLAQSGSFVPAKAAALPILDRVFTRVGASDDIAGGRSTFMIEMTELATILDAATADSLVLLDEVGRGTSTADGLAIARAVTEHLHDEVGAYTLFATHHHDLTAVAAALPGATNRHFETSREDGDVRFDHELAPGPAAASYGVEVASMAGVPESVVKRSRDLLTDAETADSDTDSAATETTGPTENGTASASTREGGADGPTQETLRTNGAAVEEEFRESVVQQLASLDVATMTPIEAMNALAKLQDRLE; from the coding sequence ATGGACGCTGCGCTTGGCCCGCCCGAGCAGATGGCCGAGCTCGAAGAGGACCTGACGCCGATGATGGCACAGTACTACGAGCTGTGCCGGCAGTACGACGACGCGCTGGTCCTCTTTCAGGTTGGGGACTTCTACGAGGCCTTCTGTGCGGCCGCGAAACGGGTCGCCCGCCTGTGTGAGATCACGTTGACCCAGCGCGAGGATTCGACCGGTGAGTACCCGATGGCCGGCATCCCAATTGACAACGCCGAATCCTACGTCGAGACGCTGTTGGACGCGGGCTATCGGGTCGCCATCGCCGACCAGGTCGAGGACCCCGACGAGGTCAGCGGCGTGGTCGAACGCGCGGTGACGCGAATCGTCACCCCCGGCACGCTCACGGAGAGCGAACTGCTGGGCGGGGCAGACAACAACTACGTCGCGGCTCTGACCGCCGGCGAGCGGTACGGGTTGGCGCTGCTCGATGTCTCGACTGGCGACTGCTACGCCACGAGCGTCGGCTCCGAAAACGCCGTTGCCGACGAACTCAGCCGGTTCGGGCCCGCCGAAGCCATCGTCGGGCCGGACGTCGACGTGGACCGGGACGCCGTCTTCGGGCCGGCCTGTCTGGTGACGCGCTACGACGCGGATGCCTTCGCCAGAGAACGCGCCGAGGACCGGGTGGGACAGTACTTCGGCCCGCCGGAGCGTCTGCTCGCCGGCGGCGCGGAAATCAGGGCGTGTGGCGGCCTGCTGGCCTACGCGGAGTACACCCGCGGCAGCAGCGGGGCAGTCGGCCCCGACGGCGAGCCGGTCGACGCGAACGTGGACCCCGCCGGCACGCTCGACTATCTCAATCACCTCACGCGGTACGACCCGCGGGAGTACATGCTGCTCGACGCCGTCGCCGTCGAGAGTCTCGAACTGTTCGAGCGGCGCTCGGTCCGGGGTCACGAGAACCGCACGCTCGTGGACACGGTCGACGAGACGGCGTGTGCGCTGGGCCGGCGGAAACTGACCGACTGGCTCCGCCGGCCGCTGCTCGACGCTGACCGCATTGAGGCCCGCCACGGCGCGGTCGCGGAACTCCAGCGTGACCCCGCCACCAGAGAGGCGCTCTCGGACCTGCTCGCGGAGGTGTACGACCTCGAACGGCTCATTTCACGCGTCTCCCGTGGTCGGGCGAACGCCCGTGACCTCCGGTCGCTGGCCGCCACGCTGTCGGTCGTGCCGGATATCAAGGACCACCTTGCCGACGCCGACGCTCGCCTGCTCGCGGACCTGCACGCGACGCTGGACCCGCTGGCCGAGACTCGCGAGGAAATTGAGGCGGCGATCCGCCCGGACCCGCCACAGCAGGTGACCGAGGGCGGCGTCATCCCCGAAGGCTACGACGCGGAACTGGACGGGCTTCGCTCGACCGAACAGTCCGGCAAGGAGTGGATCGACGACCTCGAAGCGAGCGAGCGCGAGCGGACCGGCATCGACTCGCTGAAGGTCGGGCATACCTCCGTCCACGGCTACTACATCGAGGTGACAAACGCCAACCTCGATGCCGTTCCCGACGATTACCAGCGCCGCCAGACGCTGAAAAACAGCGAGCGCTACTACACGCCGGAGCTCAAGGAGCGCGAGGACGAGATTCTACGGGCCGAGAGCGCGGCCGACGACCTAGAGTACGACCTGTTCTGTGCGGTCCGGGACGAGGTGGCCGACGAGGCCGAGCGCGTGCAGGCGCTGGCTGACCGCCTCGCCCGACTGGACGTACTGGTTTCGTTCGCCGAGGTCGCGGCGCAGTACGACTACTGCCGACCCACCATCGATAGCGACGGCATCGACATCACCGCCGGCCGCCATCCGGTCGTCGAGCGGACCGAGGACGCCTTCATCCCTAATGATACGCATCTGGGGAGCGGGCCAGTCCCAGCAAGCGGAGACGGGAGCGACGACGGCGTCGCCACGGACGAAATACAGCCCTTCCTCGCCGTCGTCACGGGGCCGAACATGAGTGGGAAGTCGACGTATATGCGGCAGGTCGCGTTGATTTGCCTGCTCGCACAGTCGGGCAGTTTCGTTCCCGCAAAAGCGGCCGCTCTCCCGATTCTCGACCGCGTGTTCACCCGCGTTGGAGCCAGCGACGACATCGCCGGGGGCCGCTCGACGTTCATGATCGAGATGACCGAGCTGGCGACGATTCTCGACGCGGCGACCGCCGACTCGCTGGTGCTGCTGGACGAGGTCGGTCGCGGCACGTCGACGGCCGACGGGCTGGCTATCGCCCGCGCCGTCACGGAGCATCTCCACGACGAGGTCGGCGCGTACACGCTGTTTGCGACCCACCATCACGACCTGACCGCCGTCGCCGCGGCGCTCCCCGGCGCAACCAACCGCCACTTCGAGACCAGCCGCGAGGACGGCGACGTTCGTTTCGACCACGAACTCGCGCCCGGTCCCGCGGCGGCCTCCTACGGCGTCGAGGTGGCGAGCATGGCTGGCGTCCCCGAATCCGTTGTTAAACGGTCGCGGGACCTCCTGACGGATGCCGAGACGGCCGACTCCGACACGGATTCCGCCGCCACGGAGACGACTGGCCCGACGGAGAACGGAACAGCGTCGGCCTCGACCAGAGAGGGTGGAGCGGACGGCCCCACACAGGAGACGCTTCGGACGAACGGGGCCGCCGTCGAGGAGGAGTTCCGGGAATCAGTGGTACAGCAGTTGGCCTCGCTCGATGTCGCGACGATGACACCGATAGAGGCGATGAACGCGCTCGCCAAGCTACAGGACCGACTCGAATAA
- a CDS encoding Gfo/Idh/MocA family protein, whose amino-acid sequence MRFGVISTAKIARKDVIPGIQRSDHTVAAISSRSRDRASEVAETLGIDSAFGDYETMFAEADIDAVYNPLPNALHAEWSQRAADHGLDVLCEKPLTVDTAGAVDLFDYCAEQGVTLMEAFMYQFHPRTRRARDIVENELGEVHTVDASFKFSLDDSSNIRLDPELAGGSLMDVGCYAVSAARGFLGEPDRAFAHARDSRDSGVDTNLSGVLAYDDGRVASISCGFDGPRREHYRVEADDGWLEAPNCFGPAHDQSVSLTYSVDGREVTETFDPVDHYQLQVEAFADAVENGETPPIDQAETLGNMRAMDALARSADTGEPVDIASPE is encoded by the coding sequence ATGCGCTTTGGGGTCATTTCAACGGCGAAAATCGCACGCAAAGATGTAATTCCGGGTATCCAGAGATCGGACCACACGGTCGCGGCAATCAGCTCCAGAAGCCGAGATCGTGCCAGCGAGGTGGCCGAAACGCTGGGTATCGACAGTGCCTTCGGCGACTACGAGACGATGTTCGCCGAGGCGGACATCGACGCGGTGTACAACCCGCTTCCGAACGCGCTCCATGCCGAGTGGAGCCAACGGGCCGCCGACCACGGGCTCGACGTGCTCTGTGAAAAGCCACTGACCGTCGACACGGCCGGGGCAGTGGACCTCTTCGACTACTGTGCCGAACAGGGCGTCACGCTAATGGAAGCGTTCATGTATCAGTTCCACCCGCGGACCCGGCGGGCCAGGGACATCGTCGAAAACGAACTGGGCGAGGTTCACACTGTCGACGCGTCGTTCAAGTTCTCGCTTGACGACTCCAGTAACATCCGGCTAGACCCGGAGCTGGCCGGTGGGAGCCTGATGGACGTGGGCTGTTACGCCGTTAGCGCGGCGCGGGGCTTCCTCGGCGAACCGGACCGGGCGTTTGCCCATGCCCGGGATTCCCGGGACAGCGGCGTGGACACGAACCTCAGCGGCGTTCTCGCGTACGACGACGGACGGGTCGCCTCGATTTCCTGTGGGTTCGACGGGCCGAGACGGGAGCACTACCGGGTCGAGGCCGATGACGGCTGGCTCGAAGCGCCGAACTGCTTCGGCCCGGCCCACGACCAGTCCGTCTCGCTGACCTACAGCGTCGATGGCCGCGAGGTCACCGAAACGTTCGATCCGGTCGACCACTATCAATTGCAGGTCGAGGCGTTCGCGGACGCCGTCGAGAACGGGGAGACGCCGCCCATCGACCAGGCCGAGACACTGGGGAATATGCGCGCCATGGACGCGCTGGCCAGAAGCGCAGACACCGGCGAACCGGTCGACATCGCCAGCCCCGAGTGA